Proteins encoded by one window of Methanobacterium alcaliphilum:
- a CDS encoding homocysteine biosynthesis protein, translating into MKTIEEINQKIKNGEAVVVTAVEMTRIVTEEGIKKASEEVDVVTTGTFGAMCSSGAFLNFGHTDPPIKMSKTYLNGVEAYSGLAAVDAYIGATQPSKNADIGLDYGGSHVIEDLIRGKEVELIAEAYGTDCYPLKRVETSITLDKINEATMLNPRNCYQNYAVAANSTEETLYTYMGTLLPNFGNITYSSAGELSPLINDPYFQTIGMGTKIFLCGAEGYIVGEGTQHSTDAERRNGVPVSASGTLTLTGDMKKMNPEYVRGATMPKYGPTLYVGAGIPIPILNEDIAARTAICDEDITCKIIDYGVPRRSRPVVKETNYKELKTGKIEINGMEIPTSPLSSYKRALMVAEELKDWIEKGDFLLSNPVGKIPSKGFTVSPLEISKPAVMVKDIESKPVIIAYSEDKIKDVAKKLVDNNINHLPVVDNNGKLKGIVTSWDIADAVAKGRTKLEEVMTRKVVIAREDESVDIIARRIDKHNISGLPIVDKDKMVKGMITAEDISRLIGENLNNENGGEAI; encoded by the coding sequence TTGAAAACAATTGAGGAAATAAACCAAAAGATTAAAAACGGGGAAGCTGTAGTTGTCACTGCAGTTGAAATGACTCGCATAGTCACGGAAGAAGGCATTAAAAAGGCCTCAGAAGAGGTTGATGTTGTAACTACCGGTACATTTGGTGCTATGTGTTCCTCTGGTGCTTTCTTAAACTTTGGTCATACAGATCCACCTATAAAAATGAGTAAAACATATTTAAACGGGGTAGAAGCATATTCTGGTCTGGCTGCAGTGGATGCATATATTGGTGCAACCCAGCCCAGTAAAAATGCCGATATAGGTTTAGATTACGGTGGATCTCACGTTATAGAAGATTTAATTCGGGGTAAAGAAGTCGAATTAATTGCTGAAGCTTATGGGACTGATTGTTATCCATTAAAGCGTGTAGAAACATCCATAACTTTGGATAAAATTAATGAAGCTACCATGTTAAATCCCCGAAACTGCTATCAAAACTATGCAGTGGCAGCAAATTCTACTGAAGAAACATTATATACTTATATGGGAACATTACTGCCTAATTTTGGCAATATAACTTATTCCAGCGCTGGAGAACTTTCTCCTTTGATTAATGATCCTTATTTCCAGACAATCGGAATGGGAACTAAAATATTTTTATGTGGAGCAGAAGGTTACATAGTAGGTGAAGGTACCCAGCATTCCACAGATGCAGAGCGCCGCAATGGGGTTCCAGTCAGTGCTTCAGGAACACTTACTCTTACAGGTGATATGAAAAAAATGAATCCTGAGTATGTTCGGGGTGCTACCATGCCAAAATACGGACCAACTCTTTATGTGGGGGCAGGAATACCTATACCTATTCTTAATGAAGATATAGCTGCTAGAACTGCTATCTGTGATGAAGACATAACTTGTAAGATTATTGATTACGGTGTTCCAAGGCGTAGTAGGCCTGTAGTTAAAGAAACTAATTATAAAGAGTTAAAAACTGGAAAAATTGAGATTAATGGGATGGAAATACCTACATCACCTCTTTCCTCGTATAAAAGGGCTTTGATGGTTGCTGAGGAACTCAAAGACTGGATAGAAAAAGGAGACTTTTTACTCTCTAATCCGGTTGGAAAAATTCCTTCCAAGGGCTTTACAGTTAGCCCACTTGAGATTAGCAAACCTGCGGTAATGGTTAAAGATATTGAGAGTAAACCGGTTATTATTGCTTATTCTGAGGATAAGATAAAGGATGTGGCTAAAAAATTGGTTGATAATAATATTAATCATCTTCCTGTTGTAGATAATAATGGGAAACTCAAGGGAATTGTCACTTCATGGGATATAGCTGATGCTGTTGCTAAAGGCAGAACTAAACTGGAAGAAGTAATGACTCGTAAAGTTGTAATTGCCCGGGAAGATGAATCAGTGGATATAATTGCTAGAAGAATTGATAAACACAATATTTCAGGATTGCCAATTGTTGATAAAGACAAAATGGTTAAAGGAATGATCACTGCGGAAGATATATCTCGACTAATTGGAGAAAATTTAAATAACGAAAATGGGGGAGAAGCCATATGA
- a CDS encoding TldD/PmbA family protein, whose translation MKNQLDLDFFRKIIHSLEKEADYIDIRAGTGNNTSILMKDGKIQEIKSGFDRGGRVRVLKDGAWGFAFTNDLSKLDEIGNYALKLAQSLKSDIELAPYEPVVSNIKSPAKIPPSEVSTEEKKDLIKEANYATNIEKVVSTTVNYVDMEGSTIFMSSEGASIHMDESRVGMFLNAVASSGEVIQFGHGSMGGARGFEVLKNADIEKFGRKIGEKAVRLLSASTPPSGKFPVVTDCELTGVFIHEALGHAAEADLILQNDSILKNKMDTQIGSNLVTIIDDASMDAFGYYAYDSEGVKTKENVLVKEGVLKSLLSSRETASKLNLQPSGNARSIISEQPIVRMSNTYLKPGELTFNELLEDIKDGIYLKGSRGGQVDTGKGIFQFNAAESFKIENGEIKEPLRDVSLSGNIMETLKSVDGVGSDFKMSIGFCGKSGQTAPVGDGGPHVRIQDAMVGGAM comes from the coding sequence ATGAAAAATCAACTGGATTTGGATTTCTTTAGGAAAATAATTCATTCTTTGGAAAAAGAAGCAGATTACATAGACATAAGGGCAGGAACTGGTAATAATACTTCTATTTTAATGAAAGATGGGAAAATACAGGAAATCAAATCCGGTTTCGACCGGGGAGGTAGGGTAAGAGTTCTTAAAGATGGGGCTTGGGGCTTTGCCTTTACTAATGATTTAAGTAAATTAGATGAAATAGGAAATTATGCACTTAAACTTGCCCAATCATTAAAAAGTGATATAGAATTAGCACCATATGAACCAGTAGTTAGCAATATTAAATCTCCTGCTAAAATACCTCCTTCAGAAGTTTCTACAGAAGAAAAAAAGGACCTGATCAAAGAAGCCAATTATGCAACCAACATAGAAAAAGTAGTGAGTACTACGGTAAACTACGTGGATATGGAAGGCAGCACTATATTTATGAGTTCTGAAGGAGCATCAATACATATGGACGAATCCAGAGTAGGAATGTTTTTAAATGCTGTTGCATCCTCAGGAGAAGTCATACAATTTGGCCATGGCAGTATGGGTGGGGCTCGTGGCTTTGAGGTACTCAAAAATGCAGATATAGAAAAATTTGGAAGAAAAATTGGTGAAAAGGCTGTCCGATTGCTTTCTGCAAGTACGCCACCTTCCGGCAAATTTCCAGTGGTAACTGATTGCGAATTAACTGGAGTTTTTATCCACGAAGCACTGGGCCATGCAGCAGAAGCAGATTTAATTTTACAGAATGATTCAATATTAAAAAATAAAATGGACACACAAATTGGATCTAATCTGGTTACTATTATTGATGATGCTAGTATGGATGCTTTTGGTTATTATGCTTATGACAGCGAAGGTGTGAAAACAAAAGAAAACGTACTTGTCAAAGAAGGCGTTTTAAAATCCCTTTTAAGTTCTCGCGAAACTGCATCAAAACTTAACCTCCAGCCATCAGGTAATGCTCGTTCCATCATCAGTGAGCAACCCATTGTTCGAATGAGTAACACTTATCTTAAACCAGGAGAATTAACATTCAATGAGTTATTAGAAGATATAAAAGATGGAATTTATCTTAAAGGTTCTAGGGGAGGACAGGTCGATACAGGTAAAGGTATATTCCAATTTAATGCTGCTGAGTCATTTAAAATTGAAAATGGTGAAATAAAAGAACCACTTAGAGATGTTTCATTATCTGGTAATATTATGGAGACCTTGAAAAGTGTTGATGGTGTGGGATCAGATTTCAAGATGAGTATTGGTTTTTGTGGTAAATCCGGCCAAACCGCCCCTGTAGGTGATGGAGGCCCTCACGTACGAATACAAGATGCTATGGTGGGAGGTGCCATGTGA
- a CDS encoding GMC family oxidoreductase N-terminal domain-containing protein has product MVIVVGSGAGGATVAKELAMAGFPVTIIEKGPFINSKKAFECYDPSEEGMDLLKTSCVGGSTLVAAGNGVRVLESELDGMGVNISLELEEIEKELSIGPMPDSHFGEGTKVIMESAESLGLPVVKMPKFIRSEECKPCGKCSFGCPNDAKWSAKDFIVEAQEQGAELISGTDVAGLIIENGCIKGIETSAGPILSDMVILSPGAVETPRLLQKAGIDAGETFFMDTFITVGGVLENIGFKEEVQMNALIAMDNFIISPHFSTFISQALEDRGVRDKDILGLMVKIGDELSGHVNQNTVVKHDTLQDVRFLAEGAAVAGAILTKAGVKADTIVSTHPRGAHPGGTAAIGSVVDCNLETEIKNLFVADASVLPISPGAPPILTIMALAKRLAKHIAGKYSG; this is encoded by the coding sequence ATGGTTATTGTAGTAGGATCCGGTGCCGGAGGAGCAACAGTTGCAAAAGAATTAGCAATGGCGGGATTTCCTGTCACTATAATTGAGAAAGGTCCCTTTATAAATTCTAAAAAAGCTTTTGAATGTTATGATCCATCAGAGGAAGGAATGGATTTACTTAAAACATCATGTGTTGGTGGATCTACTTTGGTAGCTGCTGGAAATGGAGTTAGGGTCCTTGAGAGCGAATTAGATGGAATGGGAGTAAATATATCCCTGGAACTCGAGGAAATTGAAAAAGAATTATCTATTGGACCAATGCCGGATTCACACTTTGGTGAGGGTACTAAAGTGATAATGGAATCGGCTGAATCATTGGGGCTTCCTGTAGTGAAGATGCCTAAATTTATCCGTTCAGAAGAGTGCAAACCTTGTGGTAAATGCTCTTTTGGTTGTCCAAATGATGCAAAATGGAGTGCTAAGGATTTCATAGTTGAAGCTCAAGAACAAGGAGCTGAATTAATATCTGGAACTGATGTAGCTGGTTTAATTATTGAAAATGGTTGCATTAAGGGAATTGAAACATCTGCTGGACCAATACTTTCGGATATGGTTATTTTATCACCTGGTGCTGTTGAAACACCCCGCCTTCTTCAAAAGGCAGGTATTGATGCAGGTGAAACATTTTTCATGGATACATTTATTACCGTAGGGGGAGTTCTTGAGAATATAGGCTTCAAAGAAGAAGTGCAGATGAATGCACTCATTGCAATGGATAATTTTATAATATCTCCCCATTTTTCTACCTTCATTTCTCAAGCCCTGGAAGATAGGGGTGTTAGGGATAAAGACATTTTGGGATTAATGGTGAAAATTGGAGATGAACTATCTGGACATGTTAATCAGAATACCGTTGTAAAACATGACACACTTCAAGATGTTCGTTTTTTAGCGGAAGGGGCTGCTGTGGCTGGAGCTATTTTAACTAAAGCTGGAGTTAAGGCAGATACAATTGTTTCTACTCATCCTAGAGGTGCACATCCTGGGGGAACTGCGGCTATAGGGAGTGTTGTTGATTGTAACTTGGAAACAGAGATTAAAAACTTATTCGTGGCTGATGCTAGTGTTTTACCTATATCTCCTGGCGCACCACCTATTCTCACTATAATGGCTCTTGCTAAGAGATTAGCTAAGCATATAGCTGGAAAATATAGTGGTTAA
- a CDS encoding 4Fe-4S dicluster domain-containing protein, with translation MKAWLRFLPSIINKAIMSDAIKLYDIDFNILRAHITPRGGKMLVEISGPQENECISYMEEQGIEVTPIMKVVKKESDKCIDCGACVSLCPVKAICIQDDWAIEIDNQTCIGCGFCINSCPTRAILLME, from the coding sequence ATGAAAGCGTGGTTAAGATTTTTACCCAGTATTATCAATAAAGCCATAATGTCTGATGCTATAAAATTATATGATATTGATTTCAATATTTTAAGAGCCCATATTACTCCTAGAGGGGGTAAAATGCTGGTTGAGATTAGCGGCCCTCAGGAAAATGAATGTATTAGTTACATGGAAGAGCAGGGTATTGAAGTCACACCTATAATGAAAGTTGTCAAAAAAGAATCTGACAAATGCATTGACTGTGGGGCTTGTGTTTCGCTTTGCCCTGTAAAGGCAATATGTATTCAGGATGATTGGGCAATTGAAATAGACAATCAGACTTGTATCGGGTGCGGTTTTTGTATCAACTCCTGCCCAACTAGAGCTATACTTTTAATGGAATAA
- a CDS encoding cell wall-binding repeat-containing protein: MKTNFNPHKQKLKRLYSKKVFILISLLICTLVLTSPVTAKVFVTDTSHGIMTAPAASYTGNELILSSTTPEKAVKNYLSGQSTIVVGNLNIGGTKISARTSTLAKYWTKSNVVILTTGNDVSATYLAIKYKAPILISGKTMPAATKSEIIRLKPKTIIICASTSSIPTSSLKYFKSANKVRRWHGSDRATLLAVQKSWPSKTKITAPKSLLPVAMNLWKTANFDISSSSKVTINGSTSIWSSNTAITSIAMNRNAKKTLPTIYITSDKLSSSSADKAFLAKIKSAVSGSAKVVIDPNSPAPGEASRSIKNAPSGSIAAYIAAACPGLMYDVVTGVKIGYLKTSAAKLKGIVYVNYGNLNLGSTSYLNRAWDDNFSNVYFAGLYTPSKYLSNSGIKVIEPKIGTTTESQRINKIASGLIYYAYTSNKEHTSTTTYSSMVAKHQIDPTTLSTNAQQILNNQANSMNRGKWLYLTSQYISGTPITTTSDSMTVATSSSSTYSGTLTRAEYKYVAKKVHEFMKTNKRAPNFVDVNGKKLSINDYTKLFAQITSKHTAKKSMNFPATVTLNTSLIDQVIEAMNQIGNLVSS, translated from the coding sequence TTGAAAACCAACTTTAACCCCCATAAACAAAAACTAAAAAGATTATATTCAAAAAAAGTATTTATTTTGATCTCTTTATTAATCTGCACATTGGTACTTACATCACCAGTAACAGCCAAAGTATTTGTAACTGATACTTCTCATGGGATAATGACTGCTCCCGCTGCATCTTACACGGGAAATGAATTAATACTAAGCAGTACCACTCCTGAAAAGGCTGTTAAAAACTATCTCAGTGGACAAAGTACCATAGTTGTTGGAAATCTAAATATCGGTGGAACCAAAATCTCCGCTAGAACCTCAACATTAGCCAAATACTGGACAAAAAGCAATGTAGTCATTTTAACTACTGGAAATGATGTTTCAGCCACGTATCTTGCTATAAAATATAAAGCACCCATTCTTATCTCTGGCAAAACAATGCCTGCAGCTACAAAATCAGAAATAATTCGTTTAAAACCCAAGACCATAATTATTTGTGCATCTACTTCTTCAATACCTACTTCTTCATTAAAGTACTTTAAAAGTGCTAATAAAGTTCGAAGATGGCATGGTAGTGATCGTGCCACCTTATTGGCTGTTCAAAAATCATGGCCAAGTAAAACAAAAATAACTGCTCCAAAATCTCTTTTACCAGTGGCCATGAATTTATGGAAAACCGCTAATTTTGATATTTCAAGCAGTAGCAAAGTAACTATTAATGGAAGTACCAGTATATGGTCATCCAATACAGCTATAACCAGCATCGCCATGAACAGAAATGCTAAAAAAACTTTACCCACCATATACATTACTTCAGATAAACTGTCAAGTAGTTCTGCGGATAAAGCATTTTTAGCAAAAATAAAAAGTGCAGTATCTGGTTCAGCAAAAGTCGTTATAGATCCAAATTCACCAGCCCCCGGTGAAGCCAGTAGATCTATAAAAAATGCACCATCCGGATCAATTGCAGCATATATTGCCGCAGCATGCCCTGGATTAATGTATGATGTAGTTACTGGTGTAAAAATAGGATACTTGAAAACATCCGCCGCTAAATTAAAAGGAATAGTGTATGTTAACTATGGAAATTTAAATCTGGGAAGTACAAGCTATTTGAATCGCGCATGGGATGATAATTTCTCTAATGTTTACTTTGCCGGACTTTACACACCATCCAAATATTTATCAAATTCAGGGATTAAAGTCATTGAACCTAAAATTGGAACAACTACTGAATCCCAAAGAATAAATAAAATAGCATCTGGTTTGATTTACTACGCTTACACTTCAAATAAAGAACATACCAGTACTACTACTTATTCTAGTATGGTTGCAAAGCATCAAATAGATCCAACTACATTATCCACCAATGCACAGCAGATTTTAAATAATCAAGCCAACAGTATGAATCGAGGAAAATGGCTTTATTTAACTTCCCAGTACATTTCAGGGACACCAATTACTACTACATCCGATAGCATGACCGTGGCAACCTCATCATCCAGTACATATTCTGGAACGCTGACCCGGGCAGAGTATAAGTATGTGGCAAAGAAAGTCCATGAATTCATGAAAACTAATAAAAGGGCCCCTAACTTTGTTGATGTGAATGGAAAAAAATTAAGTATAAATGATTATACTAAATTATTTGCTCAAATAACCTCAAAACATACTGCCAAAAAAAGCATGAATTTCCCAGCTACGGTGACTTTGAATACTTCACTAATTGATCAAGTGATAGAAGCTATGAATCAAATAGGGAATTTAGTAAGCTCTTAA